In Tenebrio molitor chromosome 6, icTenMoli1.1, whole genome shotgun sequence, one genomic interval encodes:
- the Dim1 gene encoding thioredoxin-like protein 4A, translating to MSYMLAHLHNGWQVDQAILSEEDRVVVIRFGHDWDPSCMKMDEVMYSIAEKVKNFAVIYLVDISEVPDFNKMYELYDPCTVMFFFRNKHIMIDLGTGNNNKINWPLEDKQEMIDIIETVYRGARKGRGLVVSPKDYSTKYRY from the exons ATGTCGTATATGTTAGCACATTTACACAACGGGTGGCAGGTGGACCAGGCCATTTTATCGGAAGAGGACCGCGTTGTG GTGATCCGCTTCGGTCACGATTGGGACCCCTCGTGTATGAAAATGGACGAAGTTATGTACAGCATAGCAgagaaagtgaaaaattttgctgtaaTTTATTTAGTGGACATCTCAGAAGTACCTgactttaataaaat gtATGAGTTGTATGATCCCTGTACTGTCATGTTTTTCTTCAGGAACAAACACATTATGATTGATTTGGGCACGGGCAACAACAATAAGATTAATTGGCCTTTGGAGGACAAGCAGGAAATGATTGATATTATAGAAACGGTGTATAGAGGGGCTAGGAAAGGGAGAGGTTTAGTGGTGTCACCCAAAGACTACTCCACTAAATATAGGTATTGA
- the Synd gene encoding protein kinase C and casein kinase substrate in neurons protein 1 isoform X3 has translation MGRKANRERCRCGGRTMSHHSDDNMLIATSDSFWEPGNYKKTTKRIEDGYKLCTELMTLVNERAEIEKAYAKSLKTWSKKWNDSIEKGPEYGTTEAAWKGVLVEADRRCDLHSKIRDNLMNDVINKIKTWQKDAYHKSMMNIKEKKDMDDAFKKAQKPWAKLLQKVEKAKSDYHTACKSEKSAANQERNAAGDSSISADQVKKMQDRVQKSKEEVQKCKEKYEVGLQEINQYNPKYMEDMTVVFDKCQEMEAQRLNFIKATLFDIHKYLNISQDPTVQQIYEELYHTINNADFEKDLKWWSNNHGVNMAMNWPQFEEYSSNNKSLKGKTTVTAVKVNNTPPVQKKEVVKPAVAEKVESPANRASTITNGSSTKGDANPFDEEEWDESDALVDNGEPGVPVKALYDYEGAENDELSFKTGDVFEKLEDEDEQGWCKGRKDGRVGLYPANYVEVVPH, from the exons GTGCGGAGGACGAACCATGTCGCATCACAGCGATGACAACATGCTGATCGCGACCAGCGACTCCTTCTGGGAGCCCGGCAACTACAAGAAAACGACAAAACGCATCGAAGATGGCTACAAACTGTGCACCGAACTGATGACCTTAGTCAACGAACGGGCCGAGATAGAGAAGGCATACGCGAAGAGTCTGAAGACGTGGTCGAAGAAGTGGAACGACTCGATCGAGAAGGGGCCGGAGTACGGCACGACGGAGGCGGCCTGGAAAGGGGTCCTGGTGGAGGCGGACAGACGTTGTGATTTGCATTCTAAAATCAGGGACAATCTAATGAACGATgtgataaacaaaataaaaacatggCAAAAGGACGCCTACCATAAA tCGATGATGAACatcaaagagaaaaaagaCATGGACGACGCGTTCAAGAAGGCGCAGAAACCGTGGGCCAAGCTCTTGCAGAAGGTCGAAAAGGCCAAGAGTGATTATCACACGGCGTGCAAGTCGGAAAAGTCGGCGGCCAACCAGGAGAGGAACGCCGCAGGGGACAGCTCGATCTCGGCAGATCAG GTGAAGAAGATGCAGGACCGCGTTCAGAAGTCGAAGGAAGAGGTGCAGAAGTGCAAGGAAAAGTACGAAGTAGGGTTGCAGGAGATAAACCAGTACAACCCCAAGTACATGGAGGACATGACCGTGGTTTTCGACAAATGCCAGGAGATGGAGGCCCAAAGGCTGAACTTCATCAAAGCGACCCTGTTTGACATCCACAAATACCTGAATATTTCCCAAGACCCGAC GGTACAGCAAATCTACGAGGAATTGTACCACACCATCAACAATGCGGACTTCGAGAAGGACCTGAAGTGGTGGTCGAACAACCACGGGGTGAACATGGCGATGAATTGGCCGCAGTTTGAG GAGTACTCGTCTAATAACAAGTCGTTGAAAGGTAAAACCACCGTGACCGCCGTCAAAGTAAACAACACCCCGCCCGTGCAGAAGAAGGAAGTCGTCAAGCCGGCCGTCGCGGAGAAGGTTGAGAGTCCTGCCAATAGAGCTTCGACAATAAC GAATGGATCGAGCACAAAAGGTGACGCAAATCCGTTCGACGAAGAGGAATGGGACGAGAGCGACGCGTTGGTGGACAACGGAGAGCCGGGAGTTCCTGTCAAAGCGTTGTACGACTACGAAGGGGCAGAAAACGACGAACTCAGTTTCAAAACGG GTGACGTTTTCGAGAAGCTGGAAGACGAAGACGAGCAGGGTTGGTGTAAAGGACGTAAAGACGGACGGGTTGGATTGTACCCAGCTAATTACGTGGAAGTTGTGCCACATTGA
- the Synd gene encoding protein kinase C and casein kinase substrate in neurons protein 1 isoform X2, giving the protein MSHHSDDNMLIATSDSFWEPGNYKKTTKRIEDGYKLCTELMTLVNERAEIEKAYAKSLKTWSKKWNDSIEKGPEYGTTEAAWKGVLVEADRRCDLHSKIRDNLMNDVINKIKTWQKDAYHKSMMNIKEKKDMDDAFKKAQKPWAKLLQKVEKAKSDYHTACKSEKSAANQERNAAGDSSISADQVKKMQDRVQKSKEEVQKCKEKYEVGLQEINQYNPKYMEDMTVVFDKCQEMEAQRLNFIKATLFDIHKYLNISQDPTVQQIYEELYHTINNADFEKDLKWWSNNHGVNMAMNWPQFEDYTEEFRDIHKGKSKDSATSGITLINQRPVGEDLHEYSSNNKSLKGKTTVTAVKVNNTPPVQKKEVVKPAVAEKVESPANRASTITNGSSTKGDANPFDEEEWDESDALVDNGEPGVPVKALYDYEGAENDELSFKTGDVFEKLEDEDEQGWCKGRKDGRVGLYPANYVEVVPH; this is encoded by the exons ATGTCGCATCACAGCGATGACAACATGCTGATCGCGACCAGCGACTCCTTCTGGGAGCCCGGCAACTACAAGAAAACGACAAAACGCATCGAAGATGGCTACAAACTGTGCACCGAACTGATGACCTTAGTCAACGAACGGGCCGAGATAGAGAAGGCATACGCGAAGAGTCTGAAGACGTGGTCGAAGAAGTGGAACGACTCGATCGAGAAGGGGCCGGAGTACGGCACGACGGAGGCGGCCTGGAAAGGGGTCCTGGTGGAGGCGGACAGACGTTGTGATTTGCATTCTAAAATCAGGGACAATCTAATGAACGATgtgataaacaaaataaaaacatggCAAAAGGACGCCTACCATAAA tCGATGATGAACatcaaagagaaaaaagaCATGGACGACGCGTTCAAGAAGGCGCAGAAACCGTGGGCCAAGCTCTTGCAGAAGGTCGAAAAGGCCAAGAGTGATTATCACACGGCGTGCAAGTCGGAAAAGTCGGCGGCCAACCAGGAGAGGAACGCCGCAGGGGACAGCTCGATCTCGGCAGATCAG GTGAAGAAGATGCAGGACCGCGTTCAGAAGTCGAAGGAAGAGGTGCAGAAGTGCAAGGAAAAGTACGAAGTAGGGTTGCAGGAGATAAACCAGTACAACCCCAAGTACATGGAGGACATGACCGTGGTTTTCGACAAATGCCAGGAGATGGAGGCCCAAAGGCTGAACTTCATCAAAGCGACCCTGTTTGACATCCACAAATACCTGAATATTTCCCAAGACCCGAC GGTACAGCAAATCTACGAGGAATTGTACCACACCATCAACAATGCGGACTTCGAGAAGGACCTGAAGTGGTGGTCGAACAACCACGGGGTGAACATGGCGATGAATTGGCCGCAGTTTGAG GATTACACTGAGGAATTCCGCGATATACACAAAGGCAAATCGAAGGATTCGGCGACGTCGGGGATTACGTTAATTAACCAGAGACCTGTGGGAGAAGACTTGCAT GAGTACTCGTCTAATAACAAGTCGTTGAAAGGTAAAACCACCGTGACCGCCGTCAAAGTAAACAACACCCCGCCCGTGCAGAAGAAGGAAGTCGTCAAGCCGGCCGTCGCGGAGAAGGTTGAGAGTCCTGCCAATAGAGCTTCGACAATAAC GAATGGATCGAGCACAAAAGGTGACGCAAATCCGTTCGACGAAGAGGAATGGGACGAGAGCGACGCGTTGGTGGACAACGGAGAGCCGGGAGTTCCTGTCAAAGCGTTGTACGACTACGAAGGGGCAGAAAACGACGAACTCAGTTTCAAAACGG GTGACGTTTTCGAGAAGCTGGAAGACGAAGACGAGCAGGGTTGGTGTAAAGGACGTAAAGACGGACGGGTTGGATTGTACCCAGCTAATTACGTGGAAGTTGTGCCACATTGA
- the Synd gene encoding protein kinase C and casein kinase substrate in neurons protein 1 isoform X1 yields MGRKANRERCRCGGRTMSHHSDDNMLIATSDSFWEPGNYKKTTKRIEDGYKLCTELMTLVNERAEIEKAYAKSLKTWSKKWNDSIEKGPEYGTTEAAWKGVLVEADRRCDLHSKIRDNLMNDVINKIKTWQKDAYHKSMMNIKEKKDMDDAFKKAQKPWAKLLQKVEKAKSDYHTACKSEKSAANQERNAAGDSSISADQVKKMQDRVQKSKEEVQKCKEKYEVGLQEINQYNPKYMEDMTVVFDKCQEMEAQRLNFIKATLFDIHKYLNISQDPTVQQIYEELYHTINNADFEKDLKWWSNNHGVNMAMNWPQFEDYTEEFRDIHKGKSKDSATSGITLINQRPVGEDLHEYSSNNKSLKGKTTVTAVKVNNTPPVQKKEVVKPAVAEKVESPANRASTITNGSSTKGDANPFDEEEWDESDALVDNGEPGVPVKALYDYEGAENDELSFKTGDVFEKLEDEDEQGWCKGRKDGRVGLYPANYVEVVPH; encoded by the exons GTGCGGAGGACGAACCATGTCGCATCACAGCGATGACAACATGCTGATCGCGACCAGCGACTCCTTCTGGGAGCCCGGCAACTACAAGAAAACGACAAAACGCATCGAAGATGGCTACAAACTGTGCACCGAACTGATGACCTTAGTCAACGAACGGGCCGAGATAGAGAAGGCATACGCGAAGAGTCTGAAGACGTGGTCGAAGAAGTGGAACGACTCGATCGAGAAGGGGCCGGAGTACGGCACGACGGAGGCGGCCTGGAAAGGGGTCCTGGTGGAGGCGGACAGACGTTGTGATTTGCATTCTAAAATCAGGGACAATCTAATGAACGATgtgataaacaaaataaaaacatggCAAAAGGACGCCTACCATAAA tCGATGATGAACatcaaagagaaaaaagaCATGGACGACGCGTTCAAGAAGGCGCAGAAACCGTGGGCCAAGCTCTTGCAGAAGGTCGAAAAGGCCAAGAGTGATTATCACACGGCGTGCAAGTCGGAAAAGTCGGCGGCCAACCAGGAGAGGAACGCCGCAGGGGACAGCTCGATCTCGGCAGATCAG GTGAAGAAGATGCAGGACCGCGTTCAGAAGTCGAAGGAAGAGGTGCAGAAGTGCAAGGAAAAGTACGAAGTAGGGTTGCAGGAGATAAACCAGTACAACCCCAAGTACATGGAGGACATGACCGTGGTTTTCGACAAATGCCAGGAGATGGAGGCCCAAAGGCTGAACTTCATCAAAGCGACCCTGTTTGACATCCACAAATACCTGAATATTTCCCAAGACCCGAC GGTACAGCAAATCTACGAGGAATTGTACCACACCATCAACAATGCGGACTTCGAGAAGGACCTGAAGTGGTGGTCGAACAACCACGGGGTGAACATGGCGATGAATTGGCCGCAGTTTGAG GATTACACTGAGGAATTCCGCGATATACACAAAGGCAAATCGAAGGATTCGGCGACGTCGGGGATTACGTTAATTAACCAGAGACCTGTGGGAGAAGACTTGCAT GAGTACTCGTCTAATAACAAGTCGTTGAAAGGTAAAACCACCGTGACCGCCGTCAAAGTAAACAACACCCCGCCCGTGCAGAAGAAGGAAGTCGTCAAGCCGGCCGTCGCGGAGAAGGTTGAGAGTCCTGCCAATAGAGCTTCGACAATAAC GAATGGATCGAGCACAAAAGGTGACGCAAATCCGTTCGACGAAGAGGAATGGGACGAGAGCGACGCGTTGGTGGACAACGGAGAGCCGGGAGTTCCTGTCAAAGCGTTGTACGACTACGAAGGGGCAGAAAACGACGAACTCAGTTTCAAAACGG GTGACGTTTTCGAGAAGCTGGAAGACGAAGACGAGCAGGGTTGGTGTAAAGGACGTAAAGACGGACGGGTTGGATTGTACCCAGCTAATTACGTGGAAGTTGTGCCACATTGA